Proteins encoded by one window of Manihot esculenta cultivar AM560-2 chromosome 10, M.esculenta_v8, whole genome shotgun sequence:
- the LOC110604371 gene encoding pathogenesis-related leaf protein 6, with protein MAVWKISAFVACVMGLALVLPSHAQNSPQDYLNVHNAARSAILGANIPALKYDTILETEVRLYLTTLLGVCNPNVDFSLNGINVIVKANALTGLEAVSAWVSEGIFYNYITNLCIGGVCKHYTQVIWKSSVNVGCFRTQCLNNLNLWIVGCQYSPPGNIPGQRPY; from the coding sequence ATGGCTGTGTGGAAGATTTCAGCTTTCGTGGCCTGTGTGATGGGGCTAGCTCTGGTGCTTCCTTCCCATGCACAAAACTCTCCTCAAGACTACCTTAATGTACACAATGCAGCTCGTTCAGCAATCTTGGGTGCCAACATACCAGCTCTAAAATATGACACCATATTAGAAACAGAAGTCCGATTGTATCTCACTACATTGCTTGGCGTGTGCAATCCAAATGTTGATTTTTCATTGAATGGGATCAATGTCATAGTGAAAGCAAATGCATTGACAGGGCTCGAAGCTGTGAGTGCTTGGGTTAGTGAGGGAATCTTTTATAACTACATCACCAATCTTTGCAttggaggagtttgcaaacatTATACTCAAGTGATTTGGAAGAGCTCGGTTAACGTAGGATGTTTCAGGACTCAGTGCCTTAACAATTTGAATCTTTGGATTGTTGGTTGCCAGTATAGTCCACCTGGCAACATCCCTGGACAACGCCCTTATTAA